The Desulfuromonadales bacterium DNA window GGGGGAACTGCGCCGGGAGTTGCCGGCGCTGGCGCCGGAGAGCCTGACTGTGGCCCTGGTCGAAGGGTGGCGCGGCGAGGTGGTGCACGTCGCCCTGACCGATGCGCAGGGGAAGCTTTCCCGCTACAAGATCGTCGATCCCTCCTTCCGCAACTGGAGCGGCCTGGCGATGGCGTTGCGTGGCGAGCAGATCTCCGACTTTCCGCTCTGCAACAAGAGCTTCAACCTGTCGTACTGCGGGTTTGATCTTTAACGGCAGGCACGAGGCAAAAGGCAAAAAGTACTAGGAACGAGGCTACAGGCTACAAGCAATAGACAATAGGCAATAGGTAAGAGACAAGAGTGAATTCGAAAGACTTTCCTTTTGCCTCGTGCCTTTTGCCTCGTGCCTGAATCGAGGTATACATGCTGAAAATCATCCGTGAACGCTGGCGTCAGGGACATCGCACCGGCAAATTTCCCAAGGAAGAGCCGACCCTTCCCGAGCGCTTCCGCGGCCGGCCGCAGATCGATTCCGGCAGGTGCCCGCAGGGGTGCCGGCAATGCGCGGCGGCCTGCCCCTACGGTGCTCTGCTGGCGGCGGACGGCAAGGTCCGGCTCGACATGGGACTCTGCCTCTTCTGCGCCGAGTGTGCTGTCGCCTGTCCGCACGGCGCCCTCTCTTTCACCCGCGATTATCGCCTCGCCTCGCGCACCCGCGACGGGCTGCTGACCGACGAGCAGGGTTTTCAGCTCGCTACCGCCCTCGACCGGGAGATGCAGCGCCTCTTCGGCCGCTCCCTCAAACTGCGCCAGGTCTCGGCCGGCGGCTGCAACGCCTGCGAAGCCGACCTCAACGTCCTCGGCACCCTGGTCTTCGATCTCGGCCGCTTCGGCATCCAGTTCGTCGCCTCGCCGCGCCATGCCGACGGCATCCTGATCACCGGGCCGGTGACCGCGAACATGAAATCCGCCCTGCTCGACACCTACGCCGCCGTTCCCGCCCCCAAGCTGGTGATCGCCTCCGGTGCCTGCGCCATCGGCGGCGGCCCGTTCCGCGGCAGCCCCGAGGCAAACGACGGAGTCGGCGGACTGCTCCCGGTCGATCTCTACATCCCCGGTTGCCCGCCGCATCCCTACACCGCCCTCGACGGCCTGCTGCGGCTGCTGGGACGGTTGTGAGGCGGGGGAGCATGGGAAAATTGCGGCATATTAATCCTCGCCCCCTTGACAAAATTCCCTCAAACCACTAAATTAACGCCTGAATTCATTTACAGCTGCGGAGGTTATTCCATGCCGATGTACGAATATCAGTGTGAACAGTGTTCCCAGGTCTTCGAGGCCAGACAGAAGTTTTCCGATGCGCCACTGACCGAATGCCGTTTTTGCGGCGGTCCGGTGCAGAAACTCATCTCCCAGACCTCCTTTGCCCTCAAGGGGAGCGGCTGGTACCAGCAGGGCTACGCCGGCGGGCCGGCCAAACCTGCGGCCTGCGCCGCCGGTGCCGCAGGCGGAGGCGGTTGCGCTGGCTGCCCGAAGGCGGCTGTCAACGAGTAAACCCGAAACCCCGGCCCGCCAGCCGGGGTTTTTGTTTGCTCTCGCCACACTCTCCCCCTTTGCGTTACAATCAGAATCATCGGCAGCCGATCGCGGTCATTTCGAGGGACGGATATGAGGATTTACCGGCGGATGGGAGTCTTGCTGTTGGCAGGGGCTGCCATCCTGATCTTGTCCTCCTGCAGCAACGAACTGGGCTACTACGCCCAGTGCGTCCAGGGGCATGTTGGCATTCTGGCAAAGCGGCAGCCGATCGACAAGGTACTCGCCGATCCTGCAACCGCTCCCGAGCTGAAGGAGAAATTGGCGCTGGTCCTGCGCATCCGCGATTTTGCCAGCCGCGAACTGCTCCTGCCCGACAACGACAGCTACCGCTGCTATGCCGATCTCAAGCGGCCCGAGGTGGTCTGGAATGTGGTAGCCACCCCGGAGTTTTCCCTGCGCCCCAGACAGTGGTGTTTCCCCGTGGCCGGCTGCGTTACGTATCGCGGCTACTATTCCCGGGACGCGGCTCAATCTCTGGCCGAGAATCTGCGGGCGCAGGGGGAAGATGTTCATCTTTACGGGGTGGATGCCTATTCGACCCTTGGCTGGTTCGATGACCCGGTGCTCAATACGTTCATCAACAAGCCGGAGGCCCATCTTGCCGCCCTGATTTTCCACGAGCTCGCCCACCAGAAGGTCTATATCAAGGGCGATTCCGCTTTCAACGAGGCTTTTGCCGAAGCGGTGGCGCAGGAAGGGGTCACCCGCTGGCTGCGCCACGCGGGACGGCCGGATGAACTGGCCGGCTGGCAGGAGAGCCTGCGCCGGGACGAACAGTTCGTTGGCCTGCTGCAGGAGGCCCGCTCCCGGCTCGAAGCGCTCTACGCCGAGATGAGCGATGCGGGGGAAAAGCGTGCCGGCAAGGAGCGGATATTTCACGAGATGGGACTGACTTATCTTCGCTTGAAGGCGAGCTGGGGCGGGCATACCGGTTACGACCGGTGGTTTGCGACGCCTCTCAACAATGCCCGCATCGCCTCGGTCGGCACCTACCGCAGGCAGCTTCCGGCTTTCCAGGTCCTGCTGCAAAGGGAAGGCGGGGACCTGGCCGCCTTTTACCGGGCGGTGACTGCAATCGGCGAGCTTCCGGCCGAGGGGCGGCATGGCCGCATGCGTGAGCTGGCCGCAGAGGTCAGGCCAGGTCCCGGAATCGACATCGTTCGC harbors:
- a CDS encoding zinc ribbon domain-containing protein is translated as MPMYEYQCEQCSQVFEARQKFSDAPLTECRFCGGPVQKLISQTSFALKGSGWYQQGYAGGPAKPAACAAGAAGGGGCAGCPKAAVNE
- a CDS encoding aminopeptidase, which gives rise to MGVLLLAGAAILILSSCSNELGYYAQCVQGHVGILAKRQPIDKVLADPATAPELKEKLALVLRIRDFASRELLLPDNDSYRCYADLKRPEVVWNVVATPEFSLRPRQWCFPVAGCVTYRGYYSRDAAQSLAENLRAQGEDVHLYGVDAYSTLGWFDDPVLNTFINKPEAHLAALIFHELAHQKVYIKGDSAFNEAFAEAVAQEGVTRWLRHAGRPDELAGWQESLRRDEQFVGLLQEARSRLEALYAEMSDAGEKRAGKERIFHEMGLTYLRLKASWGGHTGYDRWFATPLNNARIASVGTYRRQLPAFQVLLQREGGDLAAFYRAVTAIGELPAEGRHGRMRELAAEVRPGPGIDIVRLWDASPGS
- a CDS encoding hydrogenase: GELRRELPALAPESLTVALVEGWRGEVVHVALTDAQGKLSRYKIVDPSFRNWSGLAMALRGEQISDFPLCNKSFNLSYCGFDL
- a CDS encoding 4Fe-4S binding protein, which gives rise to MLKIIRERWRQGHRTGKFPKEEPTLPERFRGRPQIDSGRCPQGCRQCAAACPYGALLAADGKVRLDMGLCLFCAECAVACPHGALSFTRDYRLASRTRDGLLTDEQGFQLATALDREMQRLFGRSLKLRQVSAGGCNACEADLNVLGTLVFDLGRFGIQFVASPRHADGILITGPVTANMKSALLDTYAAVPAPKLVIASGACAIGGGPFRGSPEANDGVGGLLPVDLYIPGCPPHPYTALDGLLRLLGRL